aaccgtggtctcatttagggaccatcaacgcaCAGCAGCCGTGCAATGTAGTACAAATTTAACTATTTTCAATCCTGTAATTAGGCCAGTGCCCTATAATGTAGCTCCATTTTCTTTAATCCTGTCTGTAACTATGATTGTACCAACCTTTTTACAGTAATAatccatcacttttttgagtgatccAGCTATTTTCACCTAATGACTCTATGCCATTACTGTAACAGTATTGCTCTGCCCCTTTTTAGGTTATCCgaagaatgaatgaacttcCGGACACACCAACATGCATGATCTACCATCCAGGCCTGGAGCCTAACTGTTTGAACCCATACACACTGCAGAACATGAACAACATCTACCGGGCAGACTATGGGCCTTTGCGGGGAAGAACAATACACGAGTATGTATGTAACATACAAATAAGAGGCATATTTAAATCATAACACACATAAGTGATAAAAGAATTGTGTCttagaaatgtttaataaaaactttttacacaaaatgtgcacagtgcaagagcagcatttaatttttttacatttctatccactTTCCAGTCGCTACCGGCATTTAGCATACCGCAGCTTTGTCAGCTGGTGCTGGGGATATTTGGGACGACGTGTACGAGTTGTCATCCCGTCGTGTGTCGGATACGCCAGGAGTTTCCTGATCTGGCTGGACAATATGTTGGCTTCCGCCCACCCCTTGACTGAAGCGGGTCACGTGTGAGGCAATGACTTCCTCCTTTGAGGGTCTGTCATACTGGGCTGACAGGGTCTCTGGGATGGCGAtcttcctcatgtcctcagCGAAAGACTCTGggtcctccatcacctcctcgaACACCAGCCTCATCAATTCAGCCACatagtctttaaaatgtaacagaGAACCATGACATTACATTCAGACAGTAATTTCTTTACTGTGTCATTACATTTTCagctatttaaatttaaatgtgttatttgttgtgttaggtgttaatttaagttaataagaaagaaaaaaaagccaaaaaaagtttgtcagtatttgtaaaacattttagtgacttactGTACGTGGGGTCTGTTTTGACCGGCTTTGCGGTGGGTTCTCCCTTCTTGGCCTTCGAATACGACACTCTGTAGACAGCTTGGCCTAAAGCTGTTGTTGCCTGCTCACGGCTGGAATTTTCGTTGTGATGCATGGATGCAAGGTACAACCTATGTAATATAAAGATTCCAATCAATGAGACagtcttgttttgatttttagttCCAACGGTTATGATGTCCACTTTGCCACCTTCTCTGGGCCCGATGTTGAGGACGTTGCACTGTAGTACAGACTTCGTCGTAGTCCCTCCTTTTCCATGTGGTAGCTACCACCCACTTCATTGCTCTGTTGAGAGAATTGCAAACACAAAGTAGaagcaacaaattaaaaacatatctttcttcaaagtaaaatgtcaCGAGAATCCTACACACCTGAACTAGCTGGAGGTCCAAAATTTTGTTGCTGTCCATGTGCATCAAGGAATAGCTCCCAAATTTTGCAGAGTGCCCTGAAGTAAACAGAACAATATGAATTCATTTCTTGAAAAAAACTAgtgattgatattttttttatgtttacaagtggtatttatgattttgatgatggtctgatttttttcattacctGGAGAATCTGCACGCATGTCTCCTGCAACTTGAACTTTCCCCCCCCGGTTTCAATGTGGAGAAAAGGACCTGCTGGTCACTCTTCCACTTGTGGACGATTGCAGGTTCCAGGTATTTCCTTGCATGTTTCCGGAAGGTGTCATAATGAGAAATCTGGAGCTGCAAGGCGCGGCATAGctaacataacaataatacaaacagTGTTTAGTAATTGTTTATTGGTCGAAAGTGTCATatgatttggacgacaaaacattaatagtaataccttttccagctggatgaaggatgcaccagtgaaatatgtAGCAGCAGATAACTGTACATTGCCAACTGGGGTGTTCTTAATCATGGGCTGACTTTGCCACTTCCTGGAGTAGTTGCATTTTGGACACGTTTGATGAAATGCAACATACGTGcccttctgttgctgctgcacttcGCAATTTCTCTTGCACACTGGACATGTGTCAAAAAGCTCCCTCAGGCAGGACTCAAATACAATGCATTTTTTATCCATGTATACAGCACTTTCCGTCCTACAAATGTAACAAGACAAAAAGCATTTAGCCTCACTTCTTTGATCTGAAGTGACATGCCTAGTGAACTTGAAGTCAGTACTTACAACATTGTTGAATCATGTGTTGTTAGGGATCCGCCAGGAGTAAAGGTTGGGTCATTTGGGTCGACTTGTGACTCTGGTGAGGTgaatccctcttcctcctctgactcaaCACGTGCTCTTTTTTGTGGTCCAAACCCTGGCACCTTTATaggtgtggatgaaaacatgtaCTCCGGTAGTGTGGTTTGTGTGCCAGCAGTCTCATGTGACAACACTGGTGTCTGGGTCCCTATGGAGTAGATACaatgtgtgaacatttcatGCTCTTCAATAATTTGGTTCTTATGAAATTTCAATTCTACTTACTTTGGCTGTGCACGTGTGCTTTCAAGGTCCCAATTGACAGTTGAGTGGCACATGTTCTCACACTTGGagcttctgtttgtgtgcccGTGTGGATAAAACGATCCTGGTATGGAAAATAGTAAaggttaaaacaataatacagatCATGCTCAAAAGACTGGCTTTCTACTTCATTAACTTTCCTGAATCTGCCCCAATTCGACTATAACTTGTTCCCTACTTTAACATAAACACACGTTTCCAACACCGCCTGAATAACGTTGTGTTTacaagtgagagagacacatgcacgcaattgaaacgagcgaacacggtcccaaacttctacagcgattcacctgcttagctctgtgctccccggaTAGTCACCCaaaatacagccgtgtttatcggcatggagagacgcatacacgcaactgaaacgagcgaacacggtcccaaacttctacagcgattagcctgcttagctctgtgctccccggttagtcacccacaatacagccgtgtttaccggcatggagagacgcatacacgcaattgaaacgagcgaacacggtcccaaacttctacatcgataagcctgcttagctctgtgctccccggtcagtcacccacaatacagccgtgtttaccggcatggagagacgcatacacgcaattgaaacgagcgaacacggtcccaaacttctacatcgataagcctgcttagctctgtgctccccggtcagtcacccacaatacagccgtgtttaccggcatggagagacgcatacacgcaattgaaacgagcgaacacggtcccaaacttctacatcgataagcctgcttagctctgtgctccccggttagtcacccacaatacagccgtgtttaccaTACCcatacacgcaattgaaacacgagcgaacgcgtgtagcttagcatgtagccggctatcgctaatgctaaacggcAGAAcgagcacacaaagacagtattACTGTTTGAAATACTTACTTGTGCTGCAGGTAATCCAGCATGTATTGTAGGTACTGCTCCTTCTTTGAGGCGAAGTGTGGTGCTGTGCCCTGCTTTGTATTGCGcgaagtttgtgtaacaatcctccgTGAAGTGGTTGCCACATACATGGAGAattttgggaaatgtagcaggcACATTCCCATCAAAAATGAACaatatccactgagcttttgtttgctcattggtggggagcttgtggagcgtcTGTCCTTGTTTACTacaacccagaacagagcaaactgatctttttttcgaagacatgttctcaaccgatatgctcagcagctacaacgagactagttcttcttctgcggttgaatttacgcaaccggatgtgcccggagtagtgcccgcaccaggaggagctacggtggtgagaggagtgttgaggatttctgatgacatcatcagcttcGGGAAggagaagggtctagctgcagacccgcagaccactcaacgaaacgcccctttactcaacgaaacgccccttcactcaacgaaacgcccctttactcaacgaaacgccccctcacactcaacgaaacaccccctcacactacccgacactctgattggctctcaagagactgcgtctgaaacgtgatgaagtttacgttgaccgagtatgaagagggaacccgaaaaagtaacacggttaaaacatggggaaaataacggaggaaaaggtaagaatggataaaaaacacatttagatattgaacactggatgaatagtcattatttgtatccattatatcaattaagtgcggtttattaaccagttatgtctgcatgctgtaacgatagggattgtaacagcaagcaagacgcagcgattttctcccttttttcttttttttcctttttttctttcatttatatgtacaggttataacattgacaatataacattgtctcatcatctcaaccaagaaacgtataagataaactatatgacctctatatattagtatttatctgttttttaatctttaaatgacagctttgctcatttgaaaacgtgtgacctcagttctacaattgttaagataaaagatttgatgatgaataatatttttcatgtttagaaattagaagttctgttgaatcacagtcaacagtgtcatttgatttgatttatttcagttagcctgcttatattttaggacagggaaagtcttaaaggcaaatgcagtccagttcattactacttgattctggattaataATGTTTCcatgataaaaaatacaaaatacaattttaatttacattttctcttatagagcaacactacgttcagtgaaggagcagaccctgagctgaggagatcCGACTCGGACACTTATCAgggtccgatctgcacaaaaaaggggagctatgcaaagcttgtgtcccatctgcagggacaccaaaggtcaatggtggagtacggtggtaagtcctaaattatcaaatattttttcatttcaacgctgaaaggctttaatttccccatgagccttatgtattatgaaatgtgatgttatttctgtttgtcctggccatggataactgtgaccatcaaactattcaactcatccatttgagtatcagaaactcaaaataagtaaagtaaagtaaactaatgctggagccatttcatctatgtgtactgtacttcatgtgtgtagaatcttaagtcaatgtgtattttattttcactcttgttgagaatttagatattgagaaaaagtttcaagattcctgcattttatagatgcccctgataataatgattgttctcagaaataatgtaacaatttgcctctcaggcttatctgtatatccatttagggcagtgatgttactgtggccaaacaagttgccagccaggatgacacctcatatcagaggaagtgcaaataatcagggaaagaaaatgtcttattcaaagttcttaatcacatctattcagtgttgcatattatgtgtaatttaattttaggaaagggcccaacaagcccaacagaagtgacgcgaggcatgttgtctgttaaccagtgtaatcacagaggatcagggcatgctgcaacaccttaaagtgagtgacaatggcatttagtgtggtgtttgtgtatttgtatatgaatacccaaactaaaatcctatacaatttttatagaacatcatcacaggcaacacggtgtctccttgggccaagaaacaggacagggtcatccttctttttgaagatgatgaacaagtggacaaagtcatgcacttcttgtctgaagtactcgaacgtactgagacagacaagaagtctgcagatccagtggcattcgtaatggatgtacttttgccagaggtgagatctcagacactgacactgatttgtagactacatgttttatgtgactgcatatgtctgtctccttttaacacatggtcactgtctaacaccatcttaaatcttaatcttcatgccacaggcaacagtatacgccctcggagctgttcactccatctccctggacaaagccaaggagatgtacatgcgtggcacagagtttgactcaaggtaagccggatagtttaggaaactgttaatctaattttcagtttatatcttattatgtatttgagtgtctttaacgacttaattattttgctatatcattttgtcttgtcagcgagataacccagcttggggaacagcttcagagccacatttcctcaaaagcgaGGCAGAACCTGGATATCTTCCTGAGCAATTACAAGAAAGCCTTGGAGTCTAAGGAATTCCTCAGGCGCCTGTAATCCCtgggtagtgaatgtgtctgctggatagtctgttgtgtataaaagaaagaaaatatatcattcaacacttgtattcattacatggatttgaaagttatacaacttcctgtgcagaatcaagggtttcagtgcatttgttttactttcatcaaaagacctactgatgtccaactggctgggtttgattcagataccaatgtttcacatatcttcctggaaataggtaacatctccttaatgacatactcagcagatcttgtctacttaacttctgtctaccaccacctggaccacaccagcacagaatttaaggagggtttctttcaggttaaaaacctgatcaagtagacttttattagttctaatcgttgttctgtccagttgaacaacatgtcaaactacagactaataagacattcaataaatgtaggcctatattaaacacacctttttgtaacatacaggttgccatgatgttggaagtttgcaaaaacaaatgaaattattcaaagtgtgtgttcaaagtggaatttgtgatattatattgtataaacgtgatattatattgtataaacgtgatattatattgtataaacattgtataaacgtgatattatattgtataaacgtgataattatattgtataaacgtgatattatattgtataaacgtgataattatattgtataaacgtgatattatattgtataaacgtgataattatattgtataaacgtgataattatatcacataaacgtgatattatattgtataaacgtgataattatatcacaaaaacgtgatactatattgtgtaaacgtgatgttcaaagaacttttccaatcggcatttatatattttagcagtttggctataacatttcatactttacaaagtgacattaattattcacaaatttcacagaaagtacatttctgtgttcacaaaagtcaacacgagtatttattcttctctattcctgtcgcacaccgggataaaagtctctgtcaacaagtgtctatgagatacgcgtgtgtaaataaagtttcaataaaagaagacgttatcacgttagtaaacgtcatcacgtttcagacgcagtctcttgagagccaatcagagtgtcgtgtagtgtgaaggggcgtttcgttgagtaaaggggcgtttcgttgagtgaaggggcgtttcgttgagtaaaggggcgtttcgttgagtggtctgcgggtctgcagctggacctacttgtCGGGAAGTGCAGATCCGCTTGGCAGAGCCCAggacaacaatacaacactattttctcagcagtggctgaactgtttgttctgaaacttcagggtttcataaacgaggtaatgacgcagatacacacacaaacgcagcgttaattggagcttccggtctttGTCGcctttcagacaaatcattcaacttaaaaaagaaaacatgatgtcatcatcactacttgcgatgcaatagtcaaatagaagcactgtcaataaaaaggtaaacatgttgcatgtattatttgtgaaatgcggcgttgtttgtagtttagtgtgtttctgcgttttcacggcagggatggcgtctgctgagacgctggttccgcggctgctgtgcgtttggcgctgcggcggcggtacgtgtcgtgtttgcgctgactgtgtgccccgccgcgcggcttaagtgaggaccgacacgcgccgggccgaggtgggatctcggtgccgtgtgctgtggctgcggtacgtgtcgcaactgaggagcctggtggttcagcggctgcggtgcgcgtcgcgccgttgtgcggatatggagggtgcgcctgtgcactgcgccacgccgcgcagcttaagtgaagaacgacacgcgccgggccgaggcggggccgggcgcaccgcactttttttattaagttaatgttgagaatgtatcttgaatgtatctcggtttgcgcgggctccgcggctgctgtgcgctcctcggctgctgtgcgctccgcggctgctgtgcgctccgcggctgcggttccggtgccgtgcgctgcggcggcggtacctgtcgtaactggggagcctggtggttcggcggccgcggtgcgtgtcctcacttaaactgtgaggactgtactcatgagtttatttgtcaatgtgtgccgtgatttcatagcgctgtccacggtgctgaaatgagcctcggtgtcggcagcgtcacagggtgacctcattttatatttccagattgtggctatgtttgcactgagtgtgtttctttaatttcaacaatgtagccataatggtctccaacaacggtgaacaaaacaaacgccacagaagctgcagtgcaaactccacccacctatagctgcagaggaaaaactacatgtctactataaactgctttctatattccttcctggttggatttaaacacacatctgccaatttattaggtacacattttctgtttatgaacacactgattgaaggagccaatcacatggcagtaagtcattgcatttaggcaggtagacatgatcaggacgcccaaatcaagttcaaacagactatcagcattaggaagaaaggtgattcaaggagcttttaatgtggcatggttactggtagtatttttacaaactgcttgcacaaccacggtgtgacaaacagaaaatatccagtgatgccatgttgaggtcaaagatcagcagaaaggccatgctaagaaagcaaaaggaactcaaatcagcgcaaccaaagtgtgcagaacaccatctgaaggcacaacacattgaaccttgccgaaaaatgactgcctccgacgggaacgcgcatcggttaagaggtagtgagcgtaggtctactggtagatataatactgtatacagggtacaccctataagtcgttgtttgaaggagcgatactgaccaaattcattgtacatgcacctgttttcctcgactgctaatgctgaaaagatagagaatgtaagccctaacaatccagagttacagggtgcagtcacttctcggcaggccctgccgaaatgtgacagcaccctgtaactctttattgcaagaagcaatattgaccaaattcactgtacatgcacctggtttcctctactttcctctcctctactgattcttccaattagccactcacagtgtgactcctggctgctgagttagttagcaccagttagttactagaaacccaagcctttttagatgatttatattaataaatgcaccattaaataacgacttaagtatcattaattatttaaattaataaatagccttttcaataattacttacatcacattggttttcttaggtt
This Solea solea chromosome 4 unlocalized genomic scaffold, fSolSol10.1 SUPER_4_unloc_7, whole genome shotgun sequence DNA region includes the following protein-coding sequences:
- the LOC131449254 gene encoding uncharacterized protein LOC131449254, with product MSSKKRSVCSVLGCSKQGQTLHKLPTNEQTKAQWILFIFDGNVPATFPKILHVCGNHFTEDCYTNFAQYKAGHSTTLRLKEGAVPTIHAGLPAAQDRFIHTGTQTEAPSVRTCATQLSIGTLKAHVHSQRTQTPVLSHETAGTQTTLPEYMFSSTPIKVPGFGPQKRARVESEEEEGFTSPESQVDPNDPTFTPGGSLTTHDSTMLTESAVYMDKKCIVFESCLRELFDTCPVCKRNCEVQQQQKGTYVAFHQTCPKCNYSRKWQSQPMIKNTPVGNVQLSAATYFTGASFIQLEKLCRALQLQISHYDTFRKHARKYLEPAIVHKWKSDQQVLFSTLKPGGESSSCRRHACRFSRALCKIWELFLDAHGQQQNFGPPASSEQ
- the LOC131449255 gene encoding PWWP domain-containing DNA repair factor 3A-like, which codes for MLQHLKNIITGNTVSPWAKKQDRVILLFEDDEQVDKVMHFLSEVLERTETDKKSADPVAFVMDVLLPEATVYALGAVHSISLDKAKEMYMRGTEFDSSEITQLGEQLQSHISSKARQNLDIFLSNYKKALESKEFLRRL